A genomic stretch from Candidatus Hydrogenedentota bacterium includes:
- a CDS encoding 6-phospho-beta-glucosidase, with product MKLAVIGGGSSYTPELVDGLFERLDRIPVTEVWMMDPNLERLEITAGLARRMSERHGSPFTVHHTTDMREAVKGAKYVVTQLRVGGIQARIEDEKLGLRHNIIGQETTGVGGFCCALRTIPRILDIARAMEGLAPGGYLVNFTNPSGIVTEALIKHSKVTSFGLCNIPIGIVMEVVKHLGCKMETVQLDYVGLNHLSWIRHFEVDGKDRTEEVLDKLIEVAHEEWDDPAICESMRAAMRSLRMFLNGYLQYFYATDAALAKIKRKDKTRGEEVVEIEASLFEKYKQKELNEKPPELSKRGGAHYSTAAFYLIDAIENDTRNTQIICTRNNGAIPTFDDDASVEVPSVIGKDGAKAIPQQAPAPVIRGLMQNIKAYESLTVQAAVTGNRETAFQALLEHPLTPDAAGCRALLDDLLEVNRAHLQGTFF from the coding sequence ATGAAACTTGCAGTTATTGGCGGCGGTAGTTCCTATACGCCGGAGCTGGTTGACGGTTTGTTCGAGCGGTTGGACCGCATCCCTGTGACCGAAGTCTGGATGATGGACCCGAACCTCGAACGGTTGGAAATCACGGCAGGTCTGGCTCGGCGCATGTCGGAGCGGCACGGAAGCCCCTTCACGGTCCATCACACGACGGACATGCGCGAGGCGGTGAAGGGCGCGAAATACGTTGTGACGCAGTTGCGCGTCGGTGGGATTCAGGCACGCATCGAAGACGAAAAGCTTGGTTTGCGCCATAACATCATCGGCCAGGAGACGACCGGTGTCGGTGGGTTTTGCTGCGCATTGCGGACCATTCCCCGAATACTCGATATTGCGCGGGCGATGGAGGGACTGGCGCCCGGCGGATATTTGGTGAACTTTACCAACCCGTCGGGTATCGTGACCGAGGCGCTTATCAAGCACAGCAAGGTTACGAGCTTTGGATTGTGCAATATCCCCATCGGCATCGTGATGGAAGTGGTAAAACACCTTGGATGCAAGATGGAAACCGTACAGCTCGACTACGTCGGGCTCAACCACCTTTCGTGGATTCGGCATTTTGAGGTGGACGGGAAAGACCGCACGGAAGAAGTGCTCGATAAGCTTATCGAGGTGGCGCACGAGGAATGGGACGACCCGGCGATCTGCGAGAGCATGCGCGCGGCCATGCGCAGTCTGCGCATGTTTCTTAACGGATACCTTCAGTACTTTTACGCAACCGACGCGGCCCTGGCAAAGATAAAGCGGAAAGATAAGACGCGCGGGGAGGAAGTCGTCGAAATCGAGGCAAGCCTCTTCGAGAAGTACAAGCAAAAGGAATTGAACGAAAAACCACCGGAGTTGTCCAAGCGCGGCGGCGCGCACTACTCGACCGCAGCGTTTTACTTGATCGACGCGATCGAAAACGATACCAGGAATACGCAGATCATCTGCACGCGCAACAACGGCGCGATACCGACATTCGACGACGATGCGTCCGTCGAGGTGCCGTCCGTCATCGGGAAGGACGGGGCAAAGGCGATTCCGCAGCAGGCGCCCGCCCCCGTGATTCGCGGTTTGATGCAAAACATCAAGGCCTACGAATCGCTCACCGTGCAGGCGGCGGTCACCGGCAATCGGGAGACGGCATTCCAGGCGTTGCTCGAACATCCCCTGACACCGGACGCCGCGGGGTGCCGGGCGCTCTTGGACGATTTGCTCGAAGTGAACCGGGCACACTTGCAAGGGACATTTTTCTGA
- a CDS encoding phosphoribosylaminoimidazolesuccinocarboxamide synthase yields the protein MSNALCETNIPERAPSARGKVRDIYDLGDRLLIVATDRISAFDWVNPVGIPDKGKILTQMSLFWFEMMSDLVENHLISADIADFPPEFRAYPEQFEGRSMLVRKCKMFPVEFVVRGYLAGSGWKEYRERGTVCGIKLPAGLVESSRLDTPIFTPATKAESGHDINISPGEAAEAIGKNWCDRASSAAIAVYSRGREYAASRGIILCDTKFEFGTRGDTLVLADEILTPDSSRFWPADQYDPGRGQPSYDKQFVRDWLETTDWDKNSPQPALPEAVALRTREKYVEAYRLLTGKRDF from the coding sequence ATGTCGAATGCACTTTGTGAAACGAACATCCCGGAACGCGCGCCCAGCGCGAGAGGTAAGGTACGCGACATTTATGATCTGGGCGACCGGTTGCTTATCGTGGCGACCGACCGAATTTCCGCGTTCGACTGGGTTAATCCGGTAGGAATTCCCGACAAAGGCAAGATACTTACGCAGATGTCGCTTTTCTGGTTTGAAATGATGAGCGACCTCGTTGAAAACCACCTCATCTCCGCGGACATCGCCGACTTCCCGCCGGAATTCCGCGCGTACCCCGAACAGTTCGAGGGGCGGTCGATGCTCGTGCGCAAGTGCAAGATGTTTCCCGTCGAGTTTGTTGTGCGCGGATACCTTGCGGGCAGCGGATGGAAGGAATACCGTGAGCGCGGCACCGTCTGCGGAATTAAGTTGCCGGCGGGGCTTGTTGAATCGAGCAGGTTGGATACGCCCATTTTCACTCCGGCTACCAAGGCGGAATCCGGGCACGACATCAATATCTCGCCCGGCGAAGCGGCGGAAGCGATCGGGAAGAACTGGTGCGATCGCGCGTCGTCGGCGGCGATTGCCGTGTATTCGCGTGGACGCGAGTACGCTGCGTCCCGGGGTATCATTCTGTGCGATACTAAGTTCGAGTTTGGCACGAGGGGTGATACACTCGTGCTGGCGGACGAGATTCTGACGCCGGATTCGTCACGCTTTTGGCCCGCGGATCAGTACGATCCGGGGCGCGGCCAGCCCAGTTACGACAAGCAGTTTGTGCGTGACTGGCTGGAGACGACGGACTGGGACAAGAACTCGCCGCAACCGGCGTTGCCCGAAGCAGTGGCGCTTCGGACGCGCGAAAAGTATGTCGAGGCCTATCGATTGCTTACCGGCAAGAGGGACTTTTGA
- a CDS encoding amidophosphoribosyltransferase: MSQIDADPDESEHHPDGDHVREECGVFGVFGHPDAATLTYLGLYALQHRGQEGAGIVASDNGQLIGHRGVGLVADVFKPHRLKPLKGDIAIGHVRYSTFGTSVLENVQPFMRSYRYGSVALCHNGNLTNASVLRDELEADGHIFQATSDTEVIIHLIAKSREASFVDCVIDALHKVVGAYSILATNGEEIVAARDPHGFRPLVLGKLGSAYVLASETCALDIIDAEYVRDVEPGEILVIDRSGIRSVQPFERVTPHPCIFEYVYVARPDSVVFGRSVDEVRKQLGRNLAKEDQVEADLVMAVPDSSNQVALGYSHESGIPFDMGFIRNHYVGRTFIEPDQQIRDFGVKIKLNPARSAVQGKRIVLVDDSIVRGTTSKKIIKMLRKCGVKEIHFRISCPPIINGCYYGIDTPQKEKLIAAKMTVEMMRDFLGVDTLKFQTIDGMVDATGMRKDQFCLACFNNAYPTLIPQDFELNKREFRRHVDTSVDLAR, translated from the coding sequence ATGTCGCAGATCGACGCTGACCCGGACGAATCGGAGCACCATCCCGACGGCGATCACGTGCGCGAGGAGTGCGGCGTGTTCGGCGTGTTTGGTCACCCGGATGCGGCGACCTTGACGTACCTTGGCCTGTATGCGTTGCAGCACCGGGGCCAGGAGGGCGCCGGAATCGTCGCGTCGGACAATGGGCAGTTGATTGGGCATCGCGGCGTGGGTTTGGTCGCCGATGTATTTAAGCCACACCGTCTGAAGCCGCTGAAAGGCGACATCGCGATAGGGCATGTGCGGTATTCGACGTTCGGCACGAGTGTGCTCGAAAACGTACAGCCCTTCATGCGGTCCTACCGGTACGGTTCGGTTGCATTGTGCCACAACGGCAACCTGACAAATGCGTCTGTATTGCGCGACGAACTCGAGGCGGACGGGCATATCTTCCAGGCGACTTCGGACACGGAAGTCATCATCCACTTGATCGCCAAGTCGCGTGAGGCGTCTTTCGTGGACTGCGTAATCGACGCGCTGCACAAAGTGGTTGGCGCGTATTCGATTCTTGCGACGAATGGCGAAGAAATCGTCGCGGCGCGGGACCCGCATGGATTCCGCCCGCTGGTATTGGGCAAGCTGGGCAGCGCGTACGTACTCGCGAGCGAGACCTGCGCGCTCGACATTATTGACGCCGAATACGTCCGGGATGTCGAACCGGGCGAAATTCTGGTTATCGATCGCTCCGGAATCCGGTCCGTTCAGCCCTTCGAGCGCGTTACACCGCACCCGTGCATTTTCGAGTACGTGTACGTCGCACGCCCGGACAGCGTAGTGTTTGGTCGCAGCGTGGACGAAGTCCGCAAGCAGCTTGGGCGCAACCTCGCCAAGGAAGACCAGGTGGAAGCGGACCTTGTAATGGCCGTCCCCGATTCGTCGAACCAGGTGGCGCTGGGGTATTCGCATGAATCCGGTATACCGTTCGACATGGGATTCATTCGCAACCACTATGTTGGCCGGACGTTTATCGAGCCGGATCAGCAAATTCGCGATTTCGGCGTGAAGATCAAACTCAATCCCGCGCGGTCCGCGGTACAGGGCAAGAGAATCGTTCTGGTGGACGACAGCATCGTTCGAGGCACAACCTCAAAGAAGATTATCAAGATGTTGCGCAAATGCGGCGTGAAGGAGATTCATTTCCGCATCAGTTGCCCGCCAATCATCAATGGGTGTTACTACGGCATCGATACGCCGCAGAAGGAAAAGCTCATTGCCGCGAAGATGACCGTGGAGATGATGCGCGACTTCCTCGGTGTGGATACGCTGAAGTTCCAGACGATTGATGGGATGGTTGACGCGACGGGCATGCGCAAAGACCAGTTCTGCCTGGCATGCTTCAATAATGCCTATCCGACCCTCATCCCGCAGGACTTTGAACTCAACAAGCGCGAGTTTCGCCGCCATGTCGATACGAGCGTCGATTTGGCGCGTTAG
- a CDS encoding DUF1295 domain-containing protein: MTERQFYDYMLFAGFVSALIVFCFLLFFTAPYGRHVRTGWGPTVPNRLGWILMETPAVLSILYFCLSARSSALGIAWILLAIWQTHYLYRTYVFPFLLHTRGKRMPLTIVLSGVTFNVFNGYLNGRHLAWATESYFVAWLTDPRFVAGLLVFACGLAINIQSDRILIALRKDRESGYSIPRGGLYRWISCPNYFGECIEWCGWALLTWSPAGLVFAVWTAANLVPRALSNHRWYREQFAEYPPDRKAIIPFVL, encoded by the coding sequence ATGACCGAACGTCAGTTCTACGACTACATGCTTTTCGCCGGCTTCGTTTCCGCCTTAATCGTCTTCTGCTTTCTGTTGTTCTTCACGGCGCCATACGGACGCCACGTCCGCACGGGCTGGGGACCGACAGTGCCGAATCGACTTGGCTGGATCCTCATGGAAACGCCCGCGGTCCTGTCGATTCTCTACTTCTGCCTCTCGGCGCGCAGTAGCGCGCTTGGTATCGCCTGGATACTGCTCGCGATTTGGCAAACGCACTATCTCTACCGCACCTACGTTTTCCCGTTTCTGCTCCACACACGCGGTAAACGTATGCCCCTGACCATCGTTCTCTCAGGCGTGACATTTAACGTATTCAATGGTTATCTCAACGGCCGCCACCTGGCTTGGGCGACGGAATCGTACTTCGTCGCGTGGCTTACGGACCCGCGGTTCGTCGCCGGACTTTTGGTGTTTGCGTGCGGTCTTGCGATCAACATCCAGTCTGACCGAATCCTAATAGCCCTCCGCAAGGACCGTGAATCCGGCTACTCGATTCCACGCGGCGGCCTCTACCGCTGGATTTCCTGCCCAAACTATTTCGGCGAATGTATCGAATGGTGCGGATGGGCATTGTTGACGTGGTCCCCAGCGGGCCTGGTGTTCGCCGTGTGGACTGCCGCCAATCTCGTGCCCCGCGCCCTCTCGAACCACCGCTGGTATCGGGAACAGTTCGCGGAGTATCCCCCGGATCGAAAAGCCATAATTCCGTTCGTCCTGTGA
- a CDS encoding SDR family oxidoreductase: MTRVALTGASGHVGANLARLLIEKQFDVAALVNRDTRALDGLPCRRPNGSVLNPESLRAAFAGAEIVYHLAAIIILTRDRDGIAWRTNVDGTRNVVDACIACGVRRMVHCSSIHAFSPYPADEVVTETRALADGPDLPDYDRSKVAGELEALKGIDRGLDVVIVNPTAVVGPNDFKPSPMGKLLLDLKARRMPAVVRGGFNWVDARDVSIGAEAASRMGRSGERYLLAGHHRSLLQLARMASEVTGVPPPRFQTPVWMATLALPFAVFAGKLSGKPAKFTRDALRAITHHQRVSHEKAARELGYAPRQLHETLADTYRWFAERGTS, encoded by the coding sequence GTGACGCGCGTCGCCCTAACCGGCGCCTCGGGCCACGTCGGCGCGAACCTCGCACGCTTACTTATCGAAAAACAATTCGATGTTGCCGCGCTGGTGAATCGCGATACTCGCGCACTCGATGGGCTTCCCTGCCGGCGCCCAAATGGTTCGGTCCTCAATCCCGAATCCTTGCGCGCCGCATTTGCGGGCGCGGAGATTGTCTATCACCTCGCTGCCATTATCATTCTTACGCGCGACCGGGACGGCATCGCCTGGCGCACGAACGTCGATGGTACGCGCAACGTTGTTGACGCGTGCATCGCGTGCGGCGTCCGGCGGATGGTGCATTGCAGTTCGATACATGCGTTCTCTCCGTATCCGGCTGACGAAGTCGTCACGGAAACGCGCGCCCTCGCGGACGGCCCCGATCTACCGGACTACGATCGCTCGAAAGTGGCCGGCGAACTCGAGGCGCTAAAGGGAATCGATCGCGGACTTGACGTCGTCATCGTGAATCCAACCGCCGTCGTTGGCCCGAACGATTTCAAGCCATCCCCGATGGGAAAGCTGCTGCTCGATCTAAAGGCACGGCGCATGCCCGCTGTCGTCCGGGGAGGGTTCAACTGGGTGGATGCGCGCGACGTCAGCATCGGCGCCGAGGCAGCAAGCCGGATGGGACGTTCAGGCGAGCGCTATCTGCTCGCCGGACACCACCGCTCCCTCCTGCAACTCGCCCGAATGGCAAGCGAAGTTACGGGAGTCCCTCCACCGCGGTTCCAGACCCCGGTTTGGATGGCAACACTCGCGCTGCCCTTCGCCGTCTTCGCCGGAAAGCTGTCGGGAAAACCTGCGAAGTTCACCAGAGATGCGTTGCGCGCCATTACGCACCACCAACGCGTGTCTCACGAAAAAGCCGCGCGCGAACTGGGCTACGCGCCGCGTCAGTTGCACGAGACGCTTGCGGACACCTACCGCTGGTTCGCCGAACGCGGGACTTCATGA
- a CDS encoding 1-deoxy-D-xylulose-5-phosphate synthase yields the protein MASDQDGSIAPQYQNSPILDGINSPRDLKRHSVEELKALAQEIRNKIIATASVNGGHLAPHLGVVELTIALHYVFDTESDMLVWDVGHQCYAHKLLTGRRDQLPTIRKKGGLSGYPKRCESPYDVFGVGHSSTSISAALGMAVARNLTEQEGRAIAVIGDGALTAGMAFEALSNAGHLDKDLIVILNDNNMSISKNVGALSAYFNKLITGGLYSRARGDIHTFMERFFGQHVTKAAERLEHSVKGFLMPGTLFEAFGLRYVGPVDGHDMETLVDCLSNLKRGHGPVFFHVVTKKGKGYSYAEDDPLTYHGVQAFDIETGKFQSSGGGAAPTFTNVFADALIEAARQDSRVVAITAAMPTGTGLSKFEKEFPDRCFDVGICEQHAVTFSAGLATQGLKPVCAIYSTFLQRGYDQLIHDVCLQNLPVVFAIDRAGAVGEDSPTQQGAFDLSFLRLVPGINVCAPRDDVDLQAMLSWALAEAGPSAIRYARSKAPTIGAKEGRDILRGEILREGSDATLLAVGPVVATCLSAADALQREGYSIGVADARWIKPLDATLLDRLRAMPIITVEENTLPGGFGAGVLEYFADHGGLDDLKIKRLGFPDRFLDHATRDEQLSEIGLDSESISAAVRELLGQRITHPVS from the coding sequence ATGGCATCGGACCAAGACGGGTCGATAGCGCCACAATACCAAAATTCGCCTATTCTCGACGGAATCAATTCGCCTCGCGATTTGAAACGCCACAGCGTGGAAGAGCTAAAGGCGCTCGCGCAGGAAATCCGCAACAAGATCATCGCGACCGCCTCGGTTAATGGCGGGCATCTCGCACCGCATCTCGGCGTCGTGGAACTTACGATCGCATTGCACTATGTGTTCGACACCGAGTCGGACATGCTCGTGTGGGACGTTGGGCATCAGTGCTACGCGCACAAGCTGCTCACCGGGCGCCGCGACCAATTGCCGACCATCCGCAAGAAGGGCGGCCTCAGCGGCTACCCGAAGCGCTGCGAAAGCCCGTATGACGTGTTCGGCGTTGGCCACAGTTCGACTTCCATATCCGCCGCGCTGGGCATGGCCGTCGCCCGCAACCTGACGGAACAAGAAGGTCGAGCCATTGCCGTCATCGGTGATGGCGCGCTCACAGCCGGCATGGCGTTCGAGGCGCTGAGCAACGCCGGCCATCTTGACAAAGACCTCATCGTCATTCTCAACGACAACAACATGTCGATATCGAAGAACGTCGGCGCACTCTCCGCGTACTTTAACAAGCTGATCACGGGCGGCTTGTATTCGCGCGCGCGCGGCGACATTCACACCTTTATGGAGCGATTTTTCGGTCAGCATGTCACCAAGGCCGCGGAACGCCTCGAGCATTCCGTGAAGGGCTTCCTGATGCCGGGCACCTTGTTCGAGGCGTTTGGACTGCGCTACGTCGGTCCCGTCGACGGGCACGACATGGAAACGCTGGTCGATTGTCTCTCCAATCTAAAGCGCGGCCACGGCCCTGTCTTCTTCCATGTCGTCACGAAAAAAGGCAAAGGCTACAGCTACGCGGAAGACGATCCGCTCACCTATCATGGAGTGCAGGCCTTCGACATCGAGACCGGAAAGTTTCAATCCTCCGGCGGCGGCGCCGCGCCCACGTTCACGAACGTGTTCGCCGACGCACTAATCGAGGCAGCCAGGCAAGACTCTCGCGTCGTCGCCATCACCGCTGCCATGCCCACCGGAACCGGCTTGAGCAAGTTTGAGAAGGAATTTCCCGACCGCTGCTTCGACGTGGGAATTTGCGAGCAGCACGCGGTCACCTTTAGCGCAGGTCTCGCCACGCAGGGGCTGAAGCCCGTTTGCGCGATCTATTCGACGTTTCTCCAACGGGGGTATGACCAACTCATACACGATGTATGTCTCCAAAACTTGCCGGTGGTGTTTGCAATTGACAGGGCGGGGGCCGTGGGCGAGGACAGCCCGACGCAGCAGGGGGCGTTTGATCTCTCTTTCCTGAGACTGGTGCCGGGCATCAACGTGTGCGCGCCGCGCGACGATGTCGACCTTCAGGCAATGCTGAGTTGGGCGCTGGCGGAGGCTGGGCCGAGCGCGATTCGCTACGCGCGCAGCAAAGCCCCCACAATCGGCGCGAAGGAAGGCCGCGACATTCTCCGCGGCGAAATCCTGCGCGAAGGCTCCGACGCGACCTTGCTGGCCGTGGGTCCGGTTGTCGCGACGTGCCTCTCCGCCGCGGACGCATTGCAGCGGGAAGGCTATTCCATTGGCGTCGCCGACGCGCGCTGGATTAAGCCGCTCGACGCCACGCTGCTGGATCGCCTCCGCGCGATGCCGATTATCACTGTCGAAGAGAATACGCTTCCCGGCGGGTTTGGCGCGGGCGTCCTCGAATACTTCGCAGACCACGGCGGTCTGGACGATTTGAAGATCAAGCGGTTGGGATTCCCCGACCGTTTCCTCGATCATGCCACGCGCGACGAACAGCTCTCCGAAATCGGCCTCGATTCCGAAAGTATTTCCGCGGCCGTCCGTGAGCTGTTGGGCCAACGCATTACCCATCCCGTCTCGTGA
- a CDS encoding GNAT family N-acetyltransferase: MIFRSTDRLILREFRDEDWSDVHEYSRDARLTYYLNWGPNSEEQTKAFLKRAIRHQTEIPRTNFELAIARVDTGKVIGNCRLISMLHRHRSSELHCIIRREDWGKGFGSEAIGALLALGFEEFKLHRIFSVVDPEDVASARVLEKCGFQREGHLREHLWNKGQWRDSLLYAILDYEWAQLNGKPMELELGDPVA; this comes from the coding sequence GTGATCTTCCGTTCGACCGACCGGCTCATCCTCCGGGAATTTCGGGATGAGGATTGGAGCGACGTGCACGAGTATTCTCGCGATGCGCGTCTGACCTACTATCTGAATTGGGGCCCCAATTCCGAAGAACAGACCAAGGCCTTCCTAAAGCGCGCAATACGCCACCAAACGGAGATTCCGCGCACGAACTTCGAACTTGCGATCGCGCGCGTGGACACGGGAAAAGTGATTGGCAACTGCCGCCTTATCTCGATGCTTCACCGGCACCGGTCAAGCGAACTGCATTGTATCATTCGGCGCGAGGATTGGGGAAAGGGCTTCGGTTCCGAGGCCATCGGCGCTTTGTTGGCGCTGGGCTTTGAAGAGTTCAAGTTGCATCGAATTTTCTCGGTCGTTGACCCCGAGGACGTTGCGAGCGCGCGTGTGCTCGAGAAGTGCGGCTTCCAACGCGAAGGTCACTTGCGCGAGCACCTTTGGAACAAGGGCCAGTGGCGCGACTCATTGCTGTACGCTATCCTCGATTATGAATGGGCGCAACTGAACGGGAAACCGATGGAGCTTGAACTCGGCGACCCCGTAGCGTGA
- a CDS encoding dynamin family protein — MSIEQHHANRSWAFDALNTLNRFVSDGDIEGPVESEISEIEAKRRNLLEGKYRTLILGAFNVGKSTLVNAYLGEEYLPTILEECTTKLTHVVRGDDMRTVLRMNAPATEDELNALRDVHRSLNIFVDVSQDSHRGHVVMAYPEHNPKSVNGTLKTLITMSSDEDFPNLATLRTKFEELFVYIPNERIADDVSLIDSPGVHSIVHTNNRIAREVVPSSHLVICMLDSQNAGNEQSRDFIANVIQPANRKVFFVINKADHLTDQEIDPTGHRGPGKDLVRSLAGVVKNPEIFFVSSLYALAGEMLASGRATLDEIDMHPKIRIPFAVHKELQSSPDPVKATAQYLLARSNFAGLRHRIHEYLYTENAEGAMVDSVCNFVDETAWKYTRPLEMKLEQAKNIPKLEDLQKNRTRLDQQLSEFRGNAERIRSDNEDRQKHCKTVVDDLFDKLAIEDAVLKPIRNWIDSGENFKNAKRQGYKPLASELERLVGEFIDDVQRRANREVESVETVVRGDITKLLGDSAVIDKREPISVSKTGVVALHAEMGSSYLGFGIVGALLGAAGLGGAGFALVNDNLIQSLQLAEKLGGATLPPAQQVGAIGGGLAGLILGGIIGLIVRSGGADAVRKEKLNKAITEKVEQMLSTEVLGQLREAVESRSNAFTLKVTTLLDKGAAAIQSQITAINNEEAELKQMQAGAIQRITPKLETLATLSKKAREIIQWGAAKKGRN; from the coding sequence ATGAGCATTGAACAACACCACGCTAATCGTAGTTGGGCCTTTGACGCGTTGAATACGCTGAACCGTTTCGTGTCCGACGGGGACATCGAGGGCCCAGTCGAATCGGAGATTTCGGAGATTGAAGCGAAGCGCCGCAATTTGCTTGAGGGCAAGTACCGCACGCTCATTCTCGGCGCATTTAACGTCGGGAAATCGACGCTCGTCAATGCGTATCTCGGCGAGGAATACCTGCCGACGATTCTCGAAGAATGCACAACGAAACTGACGCACGTCGTTCGTGGAGACGATATGCGGACGGTGCTTCGCATGAACGCGCCTGCCACCGAAGACGAACTGAACGCGTTGCGGGATGTCCATAGGTCGCTGAATATTTTCGTGGACGTGTCACAGGACTCGCATCGCGGGCATGTCGTCATGGCGTATCCAGAACACAACCCGAAGTCCGTCAACGGCACCTTGAAGACCCTCATCACGATGAGCAGCGACGAGGACTTCCCGAATCTGGCCACCTTGCGCACGAAGTTCGAGGAGTTGTTCGTTTACATACCGAACGAGCGCATCGCGGACGATGTGTCGCTTATCGATTCGCCCGGCGTGCATAGCATCGTGCATACGAACAACCGCATCGCGCGGGAAGTAGTGCCGTCGAGCCATCTCGTGATCTGCATGCTCGACAGCCAGAACGCGGGCAACGAGCAGAGCCGCGACTTCATTGCGAACGTGATTCAGCCCGCGAACCGCAAAGTCTTTTTCGTCATCAACAAGGCTGACCATCTGACGGACCAGGAAATCGATCCGACTGGACATCGCGGTCCGGGCAAGGACCTCGTGCGCAGTCTCGCGGGAGTCGTGAAGAACCCGGAGATTTTCTTCGTGTCGAGTCTGTATGCGCTCGCGGGGGAGATGCTGGCGTCAGGGCGCGCCACGCTGGACGAAATCGACATGCATCCGAAAATACGAATTCCGTTTGCGGTGCATAAGGAGCTCCAATCCAGCCCGGACCCCGTCAAGGCGACGGCCCAATACCTCCTCGCGCGCAGCAATTTCGCGGGGCTGCGGCACCGTATACACGAGTATTTGTATACCGAGAACGCAGAGGGCGCGATGGTGGACAGCGTGTGCAATTTCGTGGACGAGACGGCGTGGAAGTACACGCGGCCGCTCGAAATGAAACTCGAACAGGCCAAGAACATTCCCAAACTCGAAGACCTGCAGAAAAACCGCACGCGCCTCGATCAGCAGTTGTCCGAATTCCGCGGAAATGCCGAGCGTATTCGCTCGGACAACGAGGATCGGCAGAAGCACTGCAAGACAGTTGTGGACGACTTGTTTGATAAGCTCGCGATCGAAGACGCGGTTTTGAAGCCAATCCGGAATTGGATCGATTCGGGCGAGAACTTCAAGAATGCCAAGCGGCAGGGGTACAAACCGCTGGCATCCGAACTCGAGCGGCTCGTTGGGGAATTCATCGACGACGTGCAGCGGCGCGCCAATCGTGAGGTCGAGTCCGTCGAGACTGTTGTACGCGGCGATATAACGAAATTGCTTGGCGACAGCGCGGTTATCGACAAGCGCGAACCGATTAGCGTATCAAAGACTGGCGTTGTCGCGCTGCACGCCGAGATGGGGTCGTCGTACCTTGGGTTCGGTATCGTCGGAGCGCTTCTTGGTGCGGCGGGATTGGGCGGTGCGGGATTCGCCCTCGTGAACGATAACCTTATTCAATCGCTTCAGCTCGCCGAGAAGTTGGGCGGCGCGACACTGCCGCCGGCACAACAAGTCGGCGCGATCGGGGGAGGCTTGGCGGGTTTAATTCTCGGCGGGATCATTGGACTGATCGTGCGTTCCGGCGGCGCCGACGCCGTGCGCAAGGAAAAGTTGAACAAAGCGATCACGGAGAAGGTCGAGCAGATGCTCTCGACGGAAGTGCTTGGACAGCTTCGAGAGGCCGTCGAGTCGCGATCGAACGCGTTTACGTTGAAGGTCACGACGTTGCTCGACAAGGGCGCTGCTGCAATCCAAAGTCAGATCACGGCCATCAACAATGAAGAGGCCGAGTTGAAACAAATGCAGGCTGGCGCGATCCAGCGCATTACGCCGAAACTGGAGACGCTCGCCACACTGAGCAAGAAGGCGCGGGAGATCATCCAGTGGGGCGCGGCGAAGAAGGGCCGTAACTGA